One Lentibacillus cibarius DNA window includes the following coding sequences:
- a CDS encoding TIGR01440 family protein: protein MCDASNLHEQVKADVDLIVNEWAASGHLRASDLVVVGCSTSEVAGERIGTSGSEELASIIYEALTSLQTETGINLAFQSCEHLNRALVMERETLKRHQFQEVTAVPVPKAGGSMASYAYKSMKDPVVAETVTADHGIDIGETMIGMHLRPVAIPLRLKHRTVGNARVTTARTRPKLIGGKRAVYPE, encoded by the coding sequence ATGTGTGATGCTTCGAATTTGCATGAACAGGTCAAAGCGGATGTGGATTTGATTGTCAATGAGTGGGCTGCAAGCGGGCATTTACGAGCAAGTGACCTCGTTGTTGTCGGCTGTTCGACGAGTGAGGTTGCTGGTGAACGCATTGGCACATCCGGCAGCGAAGAACTTGCTTCGATTATTTATGAAGCGCTGACATCACTGCAGACTGAAACTGGCATTAATCTCGCTTTCCAAAGCTGCGAACATCTGAACCGTGCACTGGTCATGGAACGGGAAACACTAAAGCGGCATCAATTCCAAGAAGTCACCGCTGTTCCTGTTCCAAAAGCAGGCGGTTCCATGGCATCTTACGCTTATAAATCGATGAAAGATCCTGTTGTTGCCGAAACCGTAACGGCAGATCATGGTATCGATATCGGGGAAACGATGATAGGCATGCATTTGCGGCCAGTAGCCATCCCGCTCCGACTTAAACACCGAACGGTTGGGAATGCACGGGTGACTACCGCCCGAACCAGGCCAAAACTAATCGGCGGCAAACGTGCGGTCTATCCGGAATAA
- the glyA gene encoding serine hydroxymethyltransferase yields MEHVKQTDMEVFEAMQAEKTRQHEKIELIASENFVSEVVMEAMGSVLTNKYAEGYPGKRYYGGCEHVDVVENLARDRAKELFGADHANVQPHSGAQANMAVYFSVLQPGDTILGMNLSHGGHLTHGSPVNFSGKLYNVVDYGVDKETEQLDYDAVLERAKEVQPKLIIVGASAYARELDFAKFREIADSVDAYLLVDMAHIAGLVAAGLHQNPVPYADFVTTTTHKTLRGPRGGMILCKEEYAKKIDKAVFPRMQGGPLMHVIAAKAVSFKEALTDEFKSYSEQIIRNAKALSDALKDEGVRIVSGGTDNHLLLLDVTPLDLTGKTAESVLDDIGITANKNTIPFDKESPSVTSGLRVGTAAVTTRGFKEAEMKEVASIIATVLKNHDDENVLQEAKTRVHTLADKFPLYK; encoded by the coding sequence ATGGAACATGTAAAGCAGACAGATATGGAAGTTTTTGAAGCAATGCAGGCAGAAAAGACGCGTCAGCACGAAAAAATAGAATTGATTGCATCAGAAAATTTTGTCTCAGAAGTAGTGATGGAAGCAATGGGGTCGGTGCTGACGAACAAATACGCAGAAGGCTACCCAGGGAAACGCTACTACGGCGGGTGTGAGCATGTTGACGTCGTGGAGAACCTGGCACGCGACCGGGCGAAAGAATTATTCGGTGCCGATCACGCTAACGTTCAGCCGCATTCCGGAGCACAAGCAAACATGGCCGTTTACTTTTCCGTTTTGCAGCCGGGTGATACTATTCTTGGCATGAATTTGAGTCATGGTGGCCATTTGACACATGGCAGCCCGGTGAATTTCAGCGGGAAACTGTACAATGTTGTTGATTACGGTGTGGATAAGGAGACCGAACAGCTTGATTATGATGCGGTTCTCGAACGAGCAAAAGAAGTCCAGCCGAAATTAATCATCGTCGGTGCCAGCGCCTATGCACGCGAGCTTGATTTTGCTAAATTCCGGGAAATAGCTGACAGTGTCGATGCTTACCTGCTGGTCGACATGGCGCATATTGCCGGACTTGTCGCGGCCGGACTTCATCAAAATCCAGTTCCATATGCCGATTTTGTAACGACGACGACGCATAAGACATTGCGCGGCCCTCGTGGCGGTATGATTCTGTGCAAAGAAGAATATGCGAAAAAGATTGACAAAGCTGTATTCCCTCGTATGCAGGGCGGGCCGTTAATGCATGTCATCGCAGCCAAGGCCGTATCATTTAAGGAAGCATTGACCGATGAATTTAAAAGCTATTCCGAACAAATCATCCGCAACGCAAAAGCGCTAAGTGATGCCCTGAAGGATGAGGGCGTACGGATCGTATCAGGCGGAACAGACAACCATTTGCTTTTGCTTGATGTCACCCCACTCGACCTGACAGGAAAAACTGCCGAAAGCGTGCTCGATGATATCGGAATCACAGCAAACAAAAATACGATCCCATTTGATAAGGAAAGCCCATCCGTCACGAGTGGCCTTCGCGTAGGAACTGCAGCTGTGACCACACGTGGCTTTAAAGAGGCGGAAATGAAAGAAGTCGCATCCATCATCGCCACCGTCCTGAAAAATCACGACGACGAAAATGTGCTGCAGGAAGCAAAAACTCGTGTACACACATTGGCCGACAAATTCCCATTATATAAATAA
- a CDS encoding VC0807 family protein produces the protein MNKRLMILDLICYGAIPFLIWNYGREPLGDYTAILLSTVPGFIYTVYRFIKEKQLNIAGLFVITSLFISTAVNLLSTSANNMLWNQVYLGYGFGVIFLISTIIKKPLALYFAVDVAYLQGYSRKDSRKLYKSKGLFLWFQLVNLLFVFRGLFLNSLKASLIKSYGANGYDKVIIYMNISGWIFSALIFLAFLFVSNKIAQYSAQLSNEEKESSGGAEI, from the coding sequence ATGAATAAAAGACTTATGATTCTGGATTTGATATGTTATGGAGCTATACCCTTTTTAATATGGAATTATGGAAGAGAGCCACTTGGCGATTACACGGCTATACTTTTGTCAACCGTTCCTGGATTTATCTATACTGTTTATCGTTTTATTAAAGAAAAGCAGCTCAACATAGCTGGGCTTTTCGTTATTACATCGTTGTTTATTAGTACTGCTGTTAATTTATTATCTACATCTGCAAATAATATGCTTTGGAATCAGGTGTATCTTGGCTATGGTTTCGGAGTGATTTTTTTAATCTCAACAATAATAAAAAAACCATTGGCACTTTATTTCGCTGTAGATGTGGCATACTTGCAGGGTTACTCTCGCAAAGATAGTCGAAAGTTATATAAATCAAAAGGCTTATTTTTATGGTTTCAATTAGTAAATTTATTATTTGTTTTTCGTGGTCTTTTTTTGAATTCATTAAAGGCATCTTTAATCAAATCATATGGAGCAAACGGCTACGATAAAGTAATTATATATATGAATATAAGTGGTTGGATATTTAGCGCTTTGATTTTTTTAGCATTCCTTTTTGTTAGCAATAAAATTGCGCAATACTCTGCGCAATTGAGTAACGAAGAGAAGGAATCTTCAGGGGGTGCTGAGATTTAG
- a CDS encoding low molecular weight protein arginine phosphatase, with the protein MNILFVCTGNTCRSPMAEALLKQKVPAAAVQSAGIFAAHSQRPNDQAIEVLKQKGISINTASQPVTDELLRWADLVLTMTTGHKQSLIMEFPDFQEKYYTLKEYVSQADEDRWKELTQRRADYEEKRARLMQEFRHLDGKQLEQELEKHLQSEWEKIRQLEAALIDYDIADPFGGGRTIYEQTLTELETYVNKLVEKLDS; encoded by the coding sequence ATGAATATATTGTTTGTTTGCACCGGTAATACATGCCGGAGTCCCATGGCAGAAGCGTTATTAAAACAGAAAGTGCCTGCTGCCGCGGTTCAATCGGCGGGTATCTTTGCTGCGCATAGCCAGCGCCCGAATGACCAGGCAATCGAGGTGCTGAAACAAAAAGGCATTTCCATAAATACAGCATCACAGCCGGTGACAGACGAATTGCTCCGTTGGGCGGATCTGGTTCTGACGATGACGACAGGGCATAAGCAGTCGCTCATCATGGAATTTCCCGACTTTCAGGAAAAATATTACACGCTGAAAGAATATGTCTCCCAAGCCGATGAAGATCGGTGGAAGGAACTGACCCAGCGGCGTGCCGACTATGAGGAGAAACGAGCGCGCCTGATGCAGGAGTTCCGGCATCTTGACGGTAAACAGCTTGAGCAGGAATTGGAGAAACATTTACAAAGCGAATGGGAAAAAATCCGTCAACTGGAAGCGGCCCTGATCGATTATGATATAGCCGACCCGTTTGGCGGCGGGAGAACCATCTACGAGCAGACGCTGACTGAATTGGAAACGTATGTGAATAAACTGGTGGAAAAATTGGATAGCTAA
- the rpiB gene encoding ribose 5-phosphate isomerase B has protein sequence MNVLITADHAGMTLRNEVKKLLDEMDITYEDAGCSCETSVDYPDYALPAAERVANGEFDRGIFICGTGIGMSITANKVKGIRCALVSDVYSAKLTRQHNDSNVLAMGERVIGPGLAREIAKVWLETAFDGGRHTNRLDKVAAYENS, from the coding sequence ATGAATGTACTCATAACAGCAGACCACGCGGGAATGACGCTCCGTAATGAAGTGAAAAAGCTTTTGGACGAAATGGATATTACTTATGAGGATGCAGGTTGCTCCTGTGAGACGTCGGTTGACTATCCCGACTATGCGCTACCAGCGGCAGAACGGGTAGCAAACGGTGAGTTTGACCGGGGCATTTTCATTTGTGGAACAGGCATTGGCATGTCCATTACCGCAAACAAAGTAAAGGGTATCCGCTGCGCACTCGTTAGCGATGTGTATAGTGCCAAACTAACCCGTCAGCACAATGACTCGAACGTATTGGCGATGGGAGAGCGGGTGATTGGTCCGGGACTCGCGCGTGAAATCGCAAAAGTCTGGCTGGAAACAGCATTCGACGGTGGCCGGCACACCAATCGTCTGGACAAAGTAGCAGCGTACGAAAACAGCTGA
- the upp gene encoding uracil phosphoribosyltransferase — MGRVHVLDHPLIQHKLTYIRDKDTGTKEFRELVDEVAMLMAFEITRNLPLQETTTQTPVTEAKTNILAGKKIGLIPILRAGLGMVDGMLQLIPAARVGHVGMYRDPETFQPHEYYIKLPSDIEERELIVIDPMLATGGSANDAIQSLKKRGAKQIRLMCLVGAPEGVEVIQNEHPDVDIFLAALDERLDEHGYIIPGLGDAGDRLYGTK, encoded by the coding sequence TTGGGAAGAGTACATGTACTGGATCATCCGCTGATTCAGCATAAGTTGACGTACATACGTGATAAAGATACTGGGACAAAGGAATTCCGGGAGCTGGTGGACGAGGTTGCCATGCTGATGGCTTTTGAAATAACAAGGAATCTGCCGCTGCAGGAGACAACAACGCAAACACCGGTGACAGAAGCAAAAACGAATATTTTAGCCGGTAAGAAAATCGGGTTGATTCCGATTCTGCGCGCTGGACTTGGCATGGTTGATGGGATGTTACAGCTGATTCCTGCTGCACGGGTAGGTCATGTCGGTATGTATCGCGATCCTGAAACTTTTCAGCCACACGAATATTATATTAAGCTGCCATCGGATATTGAAGAACGTGAGCTGATTGTTATTGATCCAATGCTGGCAACAGGTGGATCAGCCAATGACGCAATCCAGTCCTTGAAAAAACGCGGGGCAAAACAGATCCGCCTTATGTGTTTGGTTGGGGCACCAGAAGGCGTCGAGGTCATTCAGAACGAGCATCCTGATGTTGATATCTTTCTTGCAGCGCTGGACGAGCGTTTAGATGAACATGGCTATATTATTCCGGGGCTTGGCGATGCCGGCGACCGTCTATATGGCACAAAATAA
- a CDS encoding ATP synthase subunit I, whose product MSYYENMVSRQRKWMFYLLAIYVLGAGFTPYQQIFLGLLLGGCVSFYNLWLLQRKIDAFAASTEKNESAGGLGSISRLAAAALAVLIALRFDAYFNVISVLVGLMTSYLVIVIDFFMSRFQKG is encoded by the coding sequence ATGTCGTACTATGAAAATATGGTCAGCAGGCAGCGCAAGTGGATGTTCTATCTTTTAGCAATTTATGTTTTAGGGGCAGGTTTCACACCATATCAACAAATATTCCTCGGACTTTTATTAGGCGGTTGTGTAAGTTTTTACAACTTATGGCTTCTGCAACGGAAAATTGATGCATTCGCTGCGTCCACAGAAAAAAATGAATCTGCAGGCGGGCTTGGCAGCATATCCAGGCTGGCAGCAGCGGCACTAGCTGTCCTGATTGCGCTACGGTTTGACGCATATTTCAATGTGATTTCTGTCCTAGTGGGTTTAATGACATCCTATCTAGTCATTGTGATAGATTTTTTTATGTCTCGATTCCAAAAGGGATAA
- the wecB gene encoding non-hydrolyzing UDP-N-acetylglucosamine 2-epimerase: protein MSKRIKVLSIFGTRPEAIKMAPLVLELKKRPEKFESIVAVTAQHREMLDQVLSIFGITPDFDLNIMKKKQSLAQITTRALEGLDAVMKETEPDMVLVHGDTTTTFAASLAAYYNQIAVGHVEAGLRTWDKYSPYPEEMNRQLTGVMADLHFAPTPKAQQNLLHENKSADSIVVTGNTAIDALKTTVDTTYSSPVIDEVGDRRLVLVTAHRRENLGSNMEQMFRAIKRLVDTHNDIQVIYPVHLNPVVQETANHILGNDDRIKLIEPLGVVDFHNFAAKSHLIMTDSGGVQEEAPSLGVPVLVLRNTTERPEGIDAGTLKLAGTDEETIFNLADELLRDETAHEKMAKASNPYGDGEAAGRIADAIEKYMSNQEK, encoded by the coding sequence GTGAGCAAACGGATTAAAGTGTTGAGCATTTTTGGAACAAGGCCGGAAGCGATTAAAATGGCTCCGCTTGTCCTGGAGCTGAAAAAACGCCCGGAAAAATTTGAGTCGATTGTCGCGGTAACTGCTCAGCATCGTGAAATGCTTGATCAAGTGCTGTCCATTTTCGGTATCACGCCAGACTTTGACCTGAACATCATGAAAAAGAAGCAATCGCTAGCTCAGATTACAACAAGGGCACTGGAAGGACTGGATGCGGTCATGAAAGAGACGGAGCCGGACATGGTACTCGTTCATGGTGACACGACAACCACGTTTGCCGCGTCTCTTGCAGCCTATTATAATCAGATAGCAGTTGGTCATGTTGAGGCTGGCTTGCGCACGTGGGATAAATATTCCCCGTATCCGGAAGAGATGAACCGCCAACTGACAGGTGTCATGGCCGATTTACATTTTGCCCCGACACCAAAAGCCCAACAGAATTTGCTGCATGAAAACAAATCCGCCGATAGCATCGTAGTTACCGGAAATACAGCTATTGATGCGTTAAAAACGACCGTTGATACTACTTATTCCAGCCCTGTTATCGACGAGGTCGGTGATCGGCGTCTAGTTCTTGTGACAGCACATCGCCGGGAAAACCTCGGCAGTAATATGGAGCAAATGTTCCGAGCCATCAAGCGGCTTGTTGATACCCATAACGATATTCAAGTTATTTATCCGGTCCATCTGAATCCGGTTGTCCAAGAGACGGCCAACCATATTTTAGGAAATGACGATCGGATTAAATTGATTGAACCGCTTGGTGTGGTTGACTTTCATAATTTTGCCGCCAAATCGCATCTAATCATGACCGATTCAGGTGGTGTGCAGGAGGAAGCGCCATCACTAGGCGTGCCGGTACTTGTCCTGCGCAATACAACCGAACGCCCAGAAGGTATTGACGCAGGTACATTGAAATTGGCCGGAACCGATGAGGAAACCATCTTTAACCTTGCTGATGAATTGTTGCGCGATGAAACTGCTCATGAAAAAATGGCCAAAGCCTCCAACCCTTATGGTGATGGAGAAGCTGCCGGCAGGATCGCTGACGCAATTGAGAAATACATGTCCAATCAGGAAAAATAA
- a CDS encoding S8 family serine peptidase encodes MRQMLLLLIVVIFMLPVSVAAWKDAPEADNNKQKAVIIEVDGNPEKRKTYLETYHPYINIVAVYDKLFNGIALKAKPQQLAKLGSLDFITAVHQVTTYKTQTDQEADTMTNLDDGITEDSVLPSELNNTNYTGKGVQVAIIDTGIDYNHPDLAANFAGGYDLVDLDDDPMETLPSEGMPTQHGSHVAGIIAANGALQGVAPDADIYSYRGLGPGGMGTSIQIIAALERAVEDGADVINLSLGNSINGPDFPTSVAVNRAVALGVPVVIANGNSGPDKWTIGSPATAKNALSVGAAAYPQTQPYLEETRHDKKINLELMRGSVPWNLQKDYGIQVFKSGDVRGKIALIKRGKTPFSDLAKQAENAGAKAVLIYNNKSGMFRGMVGNAKDPITIPVASITKQDGEWLRKQAESDSLYMDTSYMQTQKKIAAFSSRGPVTVNWDLKPGISAPGTNILSTVPGGYQHLQGTSMAAPHVTGVMALLMEAHPDWDIAQLTGAVKTTAKQINKTNGQAYAPIIQGAGEIQPKQAIRTNTIIDNPLLSFGKITSFHETNKKQITIENTSESKQTYSFQLPKNKHGVNWRLPKSVTLLPGESKRLPIELSINSKMLEKGIHQGWLRLNSANKQYKLPYLFVNKTADNPKVMGFDLGLKPFSEDTYTYQFYLTDPAERVEVDLYSMETLVYERTLLTKEDTATGMNKGTLQRSELGKPGTYRAVIRVKLKSGRVESYQTKLHIPIQP; translated from the coding sequence ATGCGGCAAATGTTGCTGCTGCTCATCGTGGTCATCTTTATGCTGCCGGTTTCTGTTGCCGCATGGAAGGATGCACCAGAAGCGGACAATAACAAACAAAAAGCGGTTATTATTGAGGTGGATGGCAATCCGGAAAAACGCAAGACCTATCTTGAAACATACCATCCATATATCAATATTGTTGCGGTCTATGACAAGTTATTCAATGGGATAGCCTTAAAAGCCAAGCCGCAGCAACTTGCTAAATTAGGATCACTTGATTTCATCACAGCCGTCCACCAGGTGACAACTTATAAAACCCAAACTGACCAAGAAGCCGATACGATGACTAATCTGGACGACGGGATAACCGAAGATAGTGTCTTGCCTTCCGAATTGAATAATACAAATTATACCGGAAAAGGCGTCCAGGTCGCGATTATCGATACGGGCATTGATTACAACCACCCGGATCTGGCTGCGAATTTTGCCGGCGGGTATGATCTTGTCGACCTTGATGATGATCCGATGGAAACACTTCCGTCAGAGGGGATGCCGACACAGCATGGGTCCCACGTCGCTGGAATCATAGCTGCTAATGGTGCACTTCAAGGTGTTGCACCGGATGCAGATATTTATAGTTACCGTGGCCTTGGTCCAGGCGGTATGGGTACATCCATACAGATTATTGCCGCATTGGAGCGCGCAGTGGAGGATGGGGCGGATGTGATTAATCTTTCGCTCGGCAACTCAATTAATGGTCCGGACTTTCCGACGAGTGTTGCGGTGAACCGGGCAGTGGCGCTTGGGGTACCGGTCGTCATAGCTAATGGCAACAGCGGTCCGGATAAGTGGACAATTGGTTCCCCTGCCACAGCGAAAAACGCACTGTCCGTCGGTGCGGCGGCCTATCCACAGACACAACCCTATTTAGAGGAAACACGCCATGATAAAAAAATAAATCTGGAGTTGATGCGAGGTTCGGTTCCTTGGAATTTGCAAAAGGATTATGGCATACAAGTATTTAAAAGCGGGGATGTGCGGGGAAAAATAGCGCTAATCAAGCGAGGTAAAACGCCATTTTCCGATCTGGCTAAACAGGCTGAGAATGCAGGCGCCAAAGCTGTGCTCATTTACAATAACAAATCGGGAATGTTCAGAGGGATGGTCGGGAATGCAAAAGACCCCATCACCATCCCCGTTGCATCTATCACCAAACAGGATGGGGAATGGTTACGTAAGCAAGCGGAATCCGACAGCTTATACATGGACACAAGCTACATGCAGACGCAGAAAAAGATTGCTGCGTTCAGTTCACGCGGCCCCGTCACCGTTAATTGGGATTTAAAGCCTGGAATCAGTGCACCAGGTACGAACATTTTGAGTACAGTCCCGGGTGGTTATCAGCATTTGCAAGGGACCAGCATGGCGGCTCCGCACGTTACCGGTGTCATGGCGCTATTGATGGAGGCACATCCGGATTGGGACATTGCCCAGCTTACCGGCGCTGTAAAAACAACGGCAAAACAAATCAATAAAACCAATGGACAAGCCTATGCACCAATCATTCAGGGTGCTGGTGAAATTCAGCCGAAACAAGCAATCAGGACGAATACAATCATTGATAACCCGCTTCTTTCATTTGGAAAGATCACGTCTTTTCATGAGACAAACAAAAAGCAAATCACCATTGAAAACACATCCGAATCAAAGCAGACCTATTCGTTTCAATTACCTAAGAACAAACATGGAGTGAATTGGCGCCTTCCGAAGTCAGTCACCTTATTACCGGGGGAATCTAAACGGTTGCCGATTGAGCTGAGCATCAATAGTAAAATGCTTGAAAAAGGAATCCACCAAGGATGGCTAAGGTTAAATAGTGCTAATAAGCAATATAAATTACCGTATTTGTTTGTGAACAAGACGGCGGATAATCCGAAAGTAATGGGATTCGATTTAGGATTAAAACCGTTTTCCGAGGATACGTACACTTATCAGTTTTATTTAACCGATCCGGCAGAAAGGGTTGAGGTGGATCTTTACAGCATGGAAACGCTCGTGTATGAACGGACATTGCTAACTAAGGAAGATACAGCGACCGGAATGAACAAAGGCACACTCCAACGTTCGGAACTCGGTAAACCTGGAACTTATCGCGCCGTTATTCGAGTAAAACTAAAAAGCGGCCGAGTAGAAAGTTATCAAACCAAATTACACATACCTATTCAGCCATAA